The Enteractinococcus fodinae genome has a segment encoding these proteins:
- a CDS encoding SOS response-associated peptidase, with the protein MCGRYVMARAIGDLMAATGADTVNFEELRPDYNVAPTKDVPVVVEHPQEPQDPTTPWQRHLYLARWGLVPSWAKELSFGQRTFNARSESVVDKPSFRSAVKARRAAIPVDGYYEWLAPETKGERKQPYFVRPKDGSPIFFAGLYEWWKDPAADDDAPWILSTTILTGPSPQPGAEPPILDELAGLHDRLPLPMSRAMMDEWLSAGDVTKDEAAHLVDAVVAGAYDVASQWEMYPVDPAVGSVRNNGPELIEPFDPTGGQHTLV; encoded by the coding sequence ATGTGCGGACGGTATGTAATGGCAAGAGCCATCGGAGATCTCATGGCAGCTACCGGTGCGGATACAGTCAATTTCGAAGAGCTGCGTCCCGATTACAACGTGGCCCCCACCAAGGACGTCCCGGTGGTGGTAGAACACCCGCAGGAGCCCCAAGACCCGACCACCCCCTGGCAGCGGCACCTATATTTGGCTCGCTGGGGTCTGGTCCCGAGCTGGGCCAAGGAACTGTCTTTCGGGCAGCGGACCTTTAATGCACGCTCCGAAAGCGTCGTCGACAAGCCCTCATTCCGGTCTGCGGTCAAAGCCCGCCGCGCCGCCATCCCCGTGGATGGCTACTACGAATGGCTAGCGCCAGAGACCAAGGGCGAGCGCAAACAACCATATTTCGTTCGTCCCAAAGACGGCTCACCAATATTTTTTGCAGGCCTCTATGAGTGGTGGAAAGATCCTGCAGCCGATGATGATGCTCCCTGGATTTTGTCCACCACAATTCTCACCGGGCCCTCACCACAACCCGGCGCAGAGCCGCCGATCCTTGACGAACTGGCTGGCTTGCATGATCGGCTGCCATTGCCCATGAGCCGGGCGATGATGGACGAATGGCTTTCGGCCGGTGACGTCACCAAAGATGAAGCAGCACACCTGGTGGACGCCGTGGTAGCTGGCGCCTATGACGTGGCCAGCCAGTGGGAAATGTATCCGGTAGATCCTGCCGTGGGATCGGTGCGCAATAACGGGCCGGAACTTATTGAACCGTTTGACCCGACCGGTGGTCAACACACGCTGGTTTAG
- a CDS encoding S9 family peptidase, with translation MTNSAFDAALSPLLDASRLTGVSVVAGRVVTTVQQLKQDRTGYVTQLWDVTEHPMQLTFADDSVSAVAPARDGRIFFLSSRDSAAADPDTPAAAGAKLWVLPAMGEPSIVAQRAWGFSGLQVANDKLVVAMQWHSGAATHQEHEELAATRDKAKVSGVVYSQFPTRYWDQDLPQGRTVLGIALLPSPGERPEFIRIDLPAGRLVNWHLDAAATHAVVTMAQHRGNTPDDVETQVLYRIDFVTGQATELLTSTLHQEFSAGTISPDGTRAVINISTPWRDGTNLSVSAGIMDLRSGQLQALWPDLDRWVSPEWLTNSHLIATSDDEGAGAIFTGGLGDAQPTRMTTAVDTWQPHPELETARTYTALATDPQVNTDTAAPVYAISSGVAASPQLVRFELNPTAPAITEPEVVHSPATALASPGRLTTVSTSAEDGTRVRSWLRLPEGDGPFPMVVFVHGGPWGSWNAWTYRWNPDPFVAAGYAVLLPDPAISTGYGQHMIDRGNQQLGGTPFTDLMQLIDAAAARDDIDAANVAVAGGSYGGYLANWVAGHTGTKFRCIITHASLWDTNVMGQTTDNATWDRAMAPQTQYSPHHYAHQIAVPMLVIHGDKDYRVPIGQAHQLWHALHTVTPAVTDADGKSAHRYLYFPDEGHWILGRGNAEAWYKVFCNFLDVHLRDAPEEYPSELG, from the coding sequence ATGACCAACTCAGCTTTCGATGCGGCACTCTCCCCACTGCTCGATGCATCCCGTCTGACCGGCGTCTCGGTTGTAGCCGGGCGTGTCGTGACCACCGTCCAGCAACTCAAACAAGATCGCACCGGATATGTGACGCAGCTGTGGGATGTCACCGAGCACCCGATGCAGCTGACCTTTGCGGATGATTCGGTCTCGGCGGTAGCACCGGCCCGTGACGGGCGCATCTTTTTCTTATCATCTCGAGACTCGGCCGCCGCCGACCCGGATACTCCCGCGGCGGCCGGCGCAAAACTCTGGGTGCTCCCCGCCATGGGTGAACCCAGCATCGTGGCCCAACGGGCCTGGGGTTTTAGTGGTCTGCAAGTAGCCAACGACAAACTAGTCGTTGCCATGCAGTGGCACAGTGGTGCGGCTACCCATCAAGAACATGAAGAATTGGCCGCAACCCGGGACAAAGCAAAGGTCTCCGGAGTGGTCTACTCCCAGTTCCCAACGCGCTACTGGGATCAAGATCTGCCACAGGGCCGGACCGTTTTGGGCATCGCTCTGCTCCCAAGCCCTGGGGAGCGCCCCGAGTTCATTCGGATCGATCTACCAGCCGGGCGGTTAGTAAACTGGCACCTTGATGCGGCCGCCACGCACGCGGTGGTCACCATGGCACAACACCGCGGCAACACCCCCGACGACGTAGAAACCCAGGTGCTGTATCGCATCGACTTTGTCACCGGTCAAGCCACTGAATTACTCACCTCGACGTTGCACCAAGAATTCAGCGCCGGCACTATCAGCCCGGATGGCACTCGCGCGGTTATCAATATCAGCACCCCGTGGCGTGACGGTACAAACCTGTCAGTGTCCGCCGGGATCATGGATCTTCGCAGTGGTCAGTTGCAAGCCCTGTGGCCCGACTTAGACCGATGGGTCTCGCCCGAGTGGCTAACCAACTCCCACCTGATTGCCACAAGCGACGACGAAGGTGCCGGCGCAATCTTTACGGGTGGCCTTGGCGACGCCCAGCCCACCCGGATGACCACCGCGGTGGACACCTGGCAGCCACATCCGGAGCTCGAAACGGCTCGAACATATACCGCGCTTGCCACCGACCCGCAGGTCAACACTGACACCGCAGCGCCCGTCTATGCCATCTCCTCCGGTGTAGCCGCAAGCCCACAACTGGTGCGATTTGAGCTTAATCCAACCGCGCCAGCAATCACTGAACCCGAGGTGGTTCATAGTCCGGCGACTGCGTTGGCATCACCGGGACGTTTGACCACTGTGAGCACCAGCGCTGAGGATGGCACCCGCGTGCGCTCGTGGCTACGGTTACCTGAGGGAGACGGCCCATTTCCGATGGTGGTATTTGTCCACGGCGGACCGTGGGGGTCCTGGAATGCCTGGACGTACCGGTGGAATCCCGATCCATTTGTTGCTGCCGGCTATGCGGTGCTGCTCCCGGACCCGGCGATCTCGACCGGGTATGGTCAGCACATGATCGACCGGGGCAATCAGCAACTCGGTGGTACACCGTTTACCGATCTGATGCAGCTGATCGATGCGGCCGCAGCCCGCGATGATATTGATGCCGCCAATGTTGCCGTGGCTGGTGGATCCTACGGCGGTTATCTAGCCAACTGGGTCGCCGGCCATACCGGGACGAAGTTCCGCTGCATCATCACGCACGCCTCGCTGTGGGATACCAATGTGATGGGCCAAACCACCGATAACGCGACCTGGGACCGGGCGATGGCCCCGCAGACGCAGTATTCCCCGCACCACTATGCTCACCAGATTGCGGTGCCAATGTTGGTGATCCACGGAGATAAAGACTATCGGGTCCCCATCGGCCAGGCCCATCAGCTGTGGCATGCCCTGCACACGGTTACCCCCGCTGTGACCGATGCTGACGGTAAATCCGCACACCGGTACCTCTACTTCCCCGATGAAGGCCACTGGATTCTGGGTCGTGGCAATGCCGAGGCGTGGTACAAGGTGTTCTGCAACTTCTTAGATGTGCACCTGCGCGATGCACCCGAAGAATACCCGTCCGAATTAGGGTAA
- a CDS encoding DUF6504 family protein, with amino-acid sequence MGTLTQSIEVTCTTAGVPLHLMYGGRSYTVKAQPQRWYVRRRWWAEEYRAALGHGPGLVDYQVWRVQVGLSRAQNAPVLTLDISHHIESGRWRLVQVHDALRLDEVA; translated from the coding sequence ATGGGCACACTCACACAATCCATTGAGGTCACCTGCACCACCGCTGGTGTTCCGTTACACCTGATGTACGGTGGCCGGTCCTATACGGTCAAAGCGCAACCACAGCGTTGGTATGTGCGTCGTCGGTGGTGGGCCGAAGAATACCGGGCAGCTCTCGGACACGGTCCTGGACTGGTGGATTATCAGGTTTGGCGGGTCCAAGTTGGTCTGTCTCGGGCACAGAATGCTCCGGTATTGACCTTGGATATTTCACACCATATTGAGTCAGGTCGCTGGCGTCTGGTGCAAGTCCACGACGCCCTGCGATTGGATGAAGTCGCCTAA
- a CDS encoding DNA polymerase III subunit alpha has product MAPGFAHLNVTTAYSAHFGVSWPEELVAVAAADGAQIMGCTDRDGLYGMAKHLKACVAHNIAPVVGVNLAVMWDPSSTADGQPLPAGRVTILAANAAQAGYGQAQNLGAGYQALVRLISLAHTQLGADQTPYIYVSQLARAAGPEAVLKVLVGPGSDVGALMVQRKYTAGRTRLRLWKRALPARALYTEIVSHLSLPSKRLSTAQAVRMLRASTDLDLPAVLTNAVRYATPDGAATADVVDAARALSSLDTLTDMQPNGQGWLKSAHDMHALAKEIVYEAGFGAAAVHQLLETTQRLAETCALDPAQDLGWGQPRVPEFDVIGIDGEPNTVLSQRARAGLAHRFRHLDPAGAPYDRVLDRLDHELKIIENLGFSSYFLTVAEVVSMIEDRQVRVSARGSGASSLVNYALRISHVDPIEHDLIFERFLSQDRSTLPDIDIDVESARRHEIYHAIFDRFGQERTTLMSMQNGYRVRGAVRDAGRALGLEREQVDHLAKKLWRFSASDFRQALEHMPELQNFAAQVQNSRKSGNQQLDLLVDLTERLDRLPRHISMHPCGVILGDATLLDRTPVEASGMGLPMSQFDKHDMDPMGMLKLDVLGVRMQSTIAYAIEEIQRTTGEHIDLETVPHDDPATYEMIKTTHTLGCFQIESPGQRELIGKLEPESITDLIIDISLFRPGPMKSDMVRPFLDYRHQLAPAHYPHPRLKPILEETHGVTVFHEQLLRTFDAMTGCGLAAADEFRRRLGSDEQPEVEAYFRAKAMERGWDIDVIDEVWETLAAFGSFGFCKAHGAAFAIPTFESAWLKTHYPAAFMAAVLEHDPGMYPQRLMVAEARRMGIEILPVDINRSTTQMRLEPLPHPHPSGHRWGIRLALTTVLGLTHKEMQRIERAQPFDSLADIRDRARLSKKSLEHLAQLGALDCLLPATGISRTDLVHHLEFLHSPTRRDRTGRSLRLGRPQIEGQQALPLGDTELETLPALFPEPTAEQRIRTELDLTAIDATGHLMQSHKPYLDALGTTPADQLLKLRNHTRVMVAGVRVATQTPPMRSGNRVVFISIDDGTGVVDTSFFAQAQHATGDILFSARLMLIEGTTRRTGTRGITLQAIRAWDMHDPASLPDPDYWDTQRSHWAQWLAKSPEQPAPPVVHQSQLRQRALAPDVDASVRYRGVHKPYATR; this is encoded by the coding sequence ATGGCACCTGGTTTTGCCCATCTCAACGTCACCACCGCATATTCTGCCCACTTCGGGGTGTCTTGGCCCGAAGAGCTGGTAGCTGTTGCGGCAGCCGATGGCGCCCAGATTATGGGCTGCACAGATCGCGACGGACTCTACGGGATGGCCAAACACCTCAAAGCCTGCGTGGCCCATAATATTGCTCCGGTGGTGGGGGTGAACCTTGCGGTGATGTGGGACCCGTCCAGCACTGCAGATGGTCAACCCCTACCAGCCGGCAGGGTCACGATCTTGGCAGCCAATGCGGCCCAGGCCGGGTACGGCCAAGCTCAAAATCTTGGAGCCGGGTACCAGGCCCTGGTGCGATTGATCTCACTGGCGCACACGCAACTCGGGGCCGACCAAACGCCCTATATCTATGTCTCGCAGTTAGCTCGCGCCGCTGGGCCTGAGGCAGTGCTGAAGGTGCTGGTAGGTCCCGGTTCGGACGTCGGGGCGCTAATGGTCCAGCGCAAATACACCGCGGGGCGTACCCGCTTGAGGTTATGGAAGAGGGCCCTGCCAGCTCGGGCACTGTACACGGAAATCGTGTCCCACTTGTCCCTGCCGTCAAAGCGCCTGTCCACCGCACAAGCTGTGCGGATGTTGCGCGCCAGCACCGACCTTGACCTGCCAGCTGTTTTGACCAACGCCGTCCGGTACGCGACCCCGGACGGCGCCGCCACCGCCGATGTGGTGGATGCCGCCCGAGCGCTGTCCAGTCTCGATACCCTGACCGATATGCAGCCCAATGGTCAAGGCTGGCTTAAATCTGCCCACGACATGCATGCTCTCGCCAAGGAGATCGTCTATGAAGCAGGTTTCGGTGCTGCGGCGGTTCACCAACTACTCGAGACGACCCAACGGTTAGCCGAGACCTGCGCGCTGGATCCGGCCCAAGATCTCGGCTGGGGACAGCCGCGAGTCCCAGAATTTGATGTCATCGGTATCGACGGTGAGCCAAATACTGTGCTCTCGCAACGCGCCCGAGCAGGGCTGGCCCACAGGTTCCGACACTTAGATCCCGCAGGGGCCCCATATGATCGAGTACTTGACCGGCTCGACCACGAACTCAAGATTATTGAAAACCTGGGCTTTTCCAGTTACTTCCTCACCGTTGCCGAAGTGGTTTCCATGATCGAAGACCGTCAGGTGAGAGTCTCTGCTCGAGGTTCCGGTGCGTCCTCCCTAGTGAACTACGCGTTACGAATTTCCCACGTCGACCCGATCGAACACGACCTGATCTTTGAACGGTTCTTATCGCAAGACCGATCCACGCTGCCCGATATCGACATTGATGTGGAATCCGCTCGCAGACACGAAATCTATCATGCGATCTTTGACCGGTTCGGTCAGGAACGCACCACGCTGATGAGCATGCAAAACGGGTACCGCGTGCGCGGTGCGGTCCGTGATGCAGGCCGAGCGCTTGGTCTAGAGCGCGAGCAGGTAGATCACCTGGCCAAAAAATTGTGGCGCTTCTCCGCTTCCGACTTCCGCCAAGCTCTCGAGCATATGCCAGAACTGCAAAACTTTGCGGCCCAAGTGCAAAACAGCCGCAAATCGGGCAATCAACAACTTGATTTGCTCGTGGATCTGACAGAACGACTCGACCGGTTACCCCGACATATTTCGATGCATCCTTGCGGGGTCATTCTCGGAGATGCCACCTTGCTGGACCGGACCCCGGTAGAAGCCTCCGGGATGGGATTGCCTATGAGCCAGTTTGATAAACACGACATGGACCCGATGGGCATGCTCAAACTCGATGTGCTTGGGGTACGCATGCAGTCCACCATCGCCTATGCGATCGAAGAAATTCAGCGCACCACCGGAGAACACATCGACCTTGAAACAGTGCCCCATGATGACCCGGCCACCTACGAGATGATCAAAACCACCCATACCCTGGGCTGTTTCCAAATTGAGTCGCCTGGCCAGCGTGAGCTCATTGGCAAACTCGAACCCGAATCCATCACCGACCTGATCATCGATATCTCACTGTTTCGACCCGGGCCCATGAAATCCGATATGGTCCGCCCTTTCTTGGATTACCGCCACCAATTAGCCCCGGCCCACTACCCACACCCGCGACTGAAACCCATCCTGGAAGAAACTCACGGGGTGACGGTTTTCCATGAACAACTGCTGAGAACCTTTGATGCCATGACCGGTTGCGGGCTGGCCGCAGCTGATGAATTTCGCCGCCGCCTCGGCTCTGATGAACAACCTGAGGTTGAAGCTTATTTCCGAGCCAAAGCCATGGAACGTGGCTGGGATATCGACGTCATCGACGAGGTGTGGGAGACCCTCGCGGCGTTTGGCTCATTCGGGTTTTGCAAAGCCCATGGCGCGGCCTTTGCCATCCCCACCTTCGAATCTGCCTGGTTGAAAACCCACTATCCAGCAGCGTTTATGGCCGCGGTCCTAGAACACGACCCCGGCATGTATCCGCAGCGACTGATGGTAGCTGAAGCCCGCCGGATGGGTATCGAGATCTTGCCGGTCGATATCAATCGCTCCACCACGCAGATGCGATTAGAACCGCTTCCACATCCCCACCCGTCTGGCCATCGGTGGGGGATTCGGCTGGCCCTGACCACCGTGTTGGGGCTGACCCACAAAGAAATGCAACGCATCGAACGGGCCCAACCCTTTGACAGTTTGGCAGATATCCGGGACCGAGCTCGGTTGAGTAAAAAGAGCCTTGAACACCTCGCCCAACTTGGCGCACTCGATTGCTTGCTACCGGCCACCGGCATCAGCCGTACCGATCTGGTCCATCACTTAGAATTCTTACACTCACCGACCAGACGGGACCGCACCGGCCGCAGTCTGCGTCTCGGACGCCCACAAATCGAAGGACAACAAGCCCTCCCGTTGGGCGACACCGAACTCGAAACACTGCCGGCACTGTTTCCTGAACCAACAGCAGAACAACGAATCCGCACTGAGCTGGATCTGACCGCTATCGATGCCACCGGGCATCTGATGCAGTCCCATAAACCTTATCTGGATGCGCTGGGCACCACGCCGGCAGATCAGCTCTTGAAGCTGCGAAACCATACCCGTGTGATGGTTGCCGGTGTGCGCGTAGCAACCCAGACCCCACCGATGCGCTCGGGGAATCGGGTGGTATTTATTTCCATTGATGATGGCACCGGGGTGGTTGACACCTCCTTTTTTGCTCAAGCCCAACACGCCACCGGCGACATCCTGTTCTCCGCACGATTAATGCTCATTGAAGGCACCACCAGACGCACCGGAACCCGCGGTATCACCCTGCAGGCCATCCGCGCCTGGGATATGCACGATCCAGCCTCATTGCCTGACCCTGACTACTGGGATACACAACGGAGCCACTGGGCGCAATGGCTTGCGAAATCACCGGAACAACCAGCCCCACCGGTTGTCCACCAAAGCCAGTTGCGACAGCGGGCCCTAGCTCCTGACGTGGACGCTTCAGTACGTTATCGTGGGGTGCACAAACCGTATGCCACCAGATAA
- a CDS encoding AMIN-like domain-containing (lipo)protein, whose amino-acid sequence MATHRTPPRIVAILCAAGLWFTGCGTEDQTSPQPSPSPTTPEQASPSDSPTTGSPTATPDEPTDEQSPETTLAPVGEFSTENQHSSGWPEYGETSNIYPTAVRTAVHDGFERIVIEHAGTGQPSFFTQYTAEPREPGIGTLVDTGSGAYLEVTLSGTTDPLDLPPDMLEHGAHLEDLDTQATEAVVSFAPWEATSTYYLGLDQQRPYAVSVLESPVRVVIDIQLEDQ is encoded by the coding sequence ATGGCCACGCACCGAACACCGCCAAGGATAGTAGCGATACTTTGTGCAGCTGGACTATGGTTCACCGGCTGCGGCACTGAAGACCAGACATCACCGCAGCCTTCACCTTCGCCCACCACACCTGAACAGGCCTCGCCTAGTGACTCGCCCACGACCGGCTCACCAACCGCGACCCCGGATGAGCCCACCGACGAACAGAGTCCAGAAACCACGCTTGCCCCCGTCGGTGAGTTCTCTACCGAAAACCAGCACTCCTCCGGGTGGCCAGAATATGGCGAGACTTCCAACATCTATCCCACAGCCGTCCGGACTGCAGTACACGACGGGTTTGAACGTATCGTCATTGAACACGCCGGCACCGGCCAGCCCAGCTTCTTCACGCAATACACAGCTGAGCCACGAGAGCCGGGCATTGGCACGCTCGTTGATACCGGTTCTGGTGCGTACTTGGAAGTCACCCTGTCGGGCACCACGGACCCGCTCGATTTGCCACCGGACATGCTGGAACATGGCGCCCATCTCGAAGATCTCGACACCCAGGCCACTGAAGCGGTGGTGAGTTTCGCGCCGTGGGAAGCCACTAGTACCTACTATCTGGGGTTAGATCAGCAACGTCCCTATGCCGTCTCGGTGTTGGAATCGCCCGTGCGGGTTGTGATTGATATTCAACTGGAAGACCAGTGA